A genome region from Scyliorhinus canicula chromosome 16, sScyCan1.1, whole genome shotgun sequence includes the following:
- the LOC119950953 gene encoding uncharacterized protein LOC119950953 isoform X4 produces the protein MALSAGFLGREMALSAGFLGREMALSAGFLGREMALSGFLGREMALSAGFLGRDGTLSRLSGERDGTCSRLSGERWHSQAFWGERWLSQQAFWGEMAFWGEMALRLSGERWYSQAFWGEMALSAGFLGRDGFLGRDGTQQAFWGEMALSAGFLGRDGFLGRDGFLGRDGTQQAFWGEVALKLSGERWLSGERWHSQQAFWGEMAFWGEMALSAGFLGRDGFLGRDGTQQAFWGEMALRLSGERWHSGFLGRDGTLRLSGERWHSGFLGRDGTQLSGERWHSQAFWGEMAHSAGFLERDGTRSRLSGERDGTQQAFWGEMALRLSGERDGALSRLSGERWHSQQAFWGERWHSGFLGREMALTGFLGREMALTAFWGEMAFSGFLERDGTRSRLSGERGSRFSLCAARIETETP, from the exons ATGGCACTCTCAGCAGGCTTTCTGGGGAGAGAGATGGCACTCTCAGCAGGCTTTCTGGGGAGAGAGATGGCACTCTCAGCAGGCTTTCTGGGGAGAGAGATGGCACTCTCAGGCTTTCTGGGGAGAGAGATGGCACTCTCAGCAGGCTTTCTGGGGAGAGATGGCACTCTCAGCAGGCTTTCTGGGGAGAGAGATGGCActtgcagcaggctttctggggaGAGATGGCACTCTCAGGCTTTCTGGGGAGAGAGATGGCTCTCTCAGCAGGCTTTCTGGGGAGAGATGGCTTTCTGGGGAGAGATGGCactcaggctttctggagagagatggTACTCGCAGGCTTTCTGGGGAGAGATGGCACTCTCAGCAGGCTTTCTGGGGAGAGATGGCTTTCTGGGGAGAGATGGCACTCAGCAGGCTTTCTGGGGAGAGATGGCACTCTCAGCAGGCTTTCTGGGGAGAGATGGCTTTCTGGGGAGAGATGGCTTTCTGGGGAGAGATGGCACTCAGCAGGCTTTCTGGGGAGAGGTGGCACTCAAGCTTTCTGGGGAGAGATGGCTTTCTGGGGAGAGATGGCACTCTCAGCAGGCTTTCTGGGGAGAGATGGCTTTCTGGGGAGAGATGGCACTCTCAGCAGGCTTTCTGGGGAGAGATGGCTTTCTGGGGAGAGATGGCACTCAGCAGGCTTTCTGGGGAGAG ATGGCACTCAGGCTTTCTGGGGAGAGATGGCACTCAGGCTTTCTGGGGAGAGATGGCACTCTCAGGCTTTCTGGGGAGAGATGGCACTCAGGCTTTCTGGGGAGAGATGGCACTCAGCTTTCTGGGGAGAGATGGCATTCTCAGGCTTTCTGGGGAGAGATGGCGCactcagcaggctttctggagagagatggcactcgcagcaggctttctggggaGAGAGATGGCACTCAGCAGGCTTTCTGGGGAGAGATGGCACTCAGGCTTTCTGGGGAGAGAGATGGCGCactcagcaggctttctggagagagatggcactcgcagcaggctttctggggaGAGAGATGGCACTCAGGCTTTCTGGGGAGAGAGAtggcactcacaggctttctggggAGAGAGATGGCACTCACAGCTTTCTGGGGAGAGATGGCATtctcaggctttctggagagagatggcactcgcagcaggctttctggggaGAGAGGTAGTCGGTTCTCCCTGTGTGCTGCCAGAATTGAAACCGAAACGCCTTAG
- the LOC119950953 gene encoding uncharacterized protein LOC119950953 isoform X1, whose protein sequence is MVLRLSGESWHTQAFWGEMALSAGFLGRDGTQAFWGELAHTGFLGRDGTLSRLSGEKWHSGFLGRGGTLKLSGERWYSGFLGRDGTLSRLSGERDGTLSRLSGESDGTLRLSGERWHSQQAFWGERWHSQQAFWGERWHSQQAFWGERWHSQAFWGERWHSQQAFWGEMALSAGFLGREMALAAGFLGRDGTLRLSGERDGSLSRLSGERWLSGERWHSGFLERDGTRRLSGERWHSQQAFWGEMAFWGEMALSRLSGERWHSQQAFWGEMAFWGEMAFWGEMALSRLSGERWHSQQAFWGEMAFWGEMALSAGFLGRDGFLGRDGTQQAFWGEVALSAGFLGRDGFLERDGTQQAFWGEVALSSFLERDGTQAFWGEIAHSGFLGRDGTQQAFWGERWHSQQAFWGEMALSGFLGRDGTQAFWGEMALRLSGERWHSGFLGRDGTLRLSGERWHSGFLGRDGTQLSGERWHSQAFWGEMAHSAGFLERDGTRSRLSGERDGTQQAFWGEMALRLSGERDGALSRLSGERWHSQQAFWGERWHSGFLGREMALTGFLGREMALTAFWGEMAFSGFLERDGTRSRLSGERGSRFSLCAARIETETP, encoded by the exons ATGGTACTCAGACTTTCTGGGGAGAGTTGGCACACTCAGGCTTTCTGGGGAGAGATGGCACTCTCAGCAGGCTTTCTGGGGAGAGATGGTACTCAGGCTTTCTGGGGAGAGTTGGCACACACAGGCTTTCTGGGGAGAGATGGCACtctcagcaggctttctggagagaaatGGCACTCAGGCTTTCTGGGGAGAGGTGGCACTCTcaagctttctggagagagatggTACTCAGGCTTTCTGGGGAGAGATGGCACTCTGAGCAGGCTTTCTGGGGAGAGAGATGGCACTCTCAGCAGGCTTTCTGGGGAGAGTGATGGCACTCTCAGGCTTTCTGGGGAGAGATGGCACTCTCAGCAGGCTTTCTGGGGAGAGAGATGGCACTCTCAGCAGGCTTTCTGGGGAGAGAGATGGCACTCTCAGCAGGCTTTCTGGGGAGAGAGATGGCACTCTCAGGCTTTCTGGGGAGAGAGATGGCACTCTCAGCAGGCTTTCTGGGGAGAGATGGCACTCTCAGCAGGCTTTCTGGGGAGAGAGATGGCActtgcagcaggctttctggggaGAGATGGCACTCTCAGGCTTTCTGGGGAGAGAGATGGCTCTCTCAGCAGGCTTTCTGGGGAGAGATGGCTTTCTGGGGAGAGATGGCactcaggctttctggagagagatggTACTCGCAGGCTTTCTGGGGAGAGATGGCACTCTCAGCAGGCTTTCTGGGGAGAGATGGCTTTCTGGGGAGAGATGGCACTCAGCAGGCTTTCTGGGGAGAGATGGCACTCTCAGCAGGCTTTCTGGGGAGAGATGGCTTTCTGGGGAGAGATGGCTTTCTGGGGAGAGATGGCACTCAGCAGGCTTTCTGGGGAGAG ATGGCACTCTCAGCAGGCTTTCTGGGGAGAGATGGCTTTCTGGGGAGAGATGGCACTCTCAGCAGGCTTTCTGGGGAGAGATGGCTTTCTGGGGAGAGATGGCACTCAGCAGGCTTTCTGGGGAGAGGTGGCACTCTCAGCAGGCTTTCTGGGGAGAgatggctttctggagagagatggCACTCAGCAGGCTTTCTGGGGAGAGGTGGCACTCTcaagctttctggagagagatggTACTCAGGCTTTCTGGGGAGAGATAGCACACTCAGGCTTTCTGGGGAGAGATGGCACTCAGCAGGCTTTCTGGGGAGAGAGATGGCACTCTCAGCAGGCTTTCTGGGGAGAGATGGCACTCTCAGGCTTTCTGGGGAGAGATGGTACTCAGGCTTTCTGGGGAGAGATGGCACTCAGGCTTTCTGGGGAGAGATGGCACTCAGGCTTTCTGGGGAGAGATGGCACTCTCAGGCTTTCTGGGGAGAGATGGCACTCAGGCTTTCTGGGGAGAGATGGCACTCAGCTTTCTGGGGAGAGATGGCATTCTCAGGCTTTCTGGGGAGAGATGGCGCactcagcaggctttctggagagagatggcactcgcagcaggctttctggggaGAGAGATGGCACTCAGCAGGCTTTCTGGGGAGAGATGGCACTCAGGCTTTCTGGGGAGAGAGATGGCGCactcagcaggctttctggagagagatggcactcgcagcaggctttctggggaGAGAGATGGCACTCAGGCTTTCTGGGGAGAGAGAtggcactcacaggctttctggggAGAGAGATGGCACTCACAGCTTTCTGGGGAGAGATGGCATtctcaggctttctggagagagatggcactcgcagcaggctttctggggaGAGAGGTAGTCGGTTCTCCCTGTGTGCTGCCAGAATTGAAACCGAAACGCCTTAG
- the LOC119950953 gene encoding uncharacterized protein LOC119950953 isoform X2, which produces MVLRLSGESWHTQAFWGEMALSAGFLGRDGFLGRDGTLSRLSGEKWHSGFLGRGGTLKLSGERWYSGFLGRDGTLSRLSGERDGTLSRLSGESDGTLRLSGERWHSQQAFWGERWHSQQAFWGERWHSQQAFWGERWHSQAFWGERWHSQQAFWGEMALSAGFLGREMALAAGFLGRDGTLRLSGERDGSLSRLSGERWLSGERWHSGFLERDGTRRLSGERWHSQQAFWGEMAFWGEMALSRLSGERWHSQQAFWGEMAFWGEMAFWGEMALSRLSGERWHSQQAFWGEMAFWGEMALSAGFLGRDGFLGRDGTQQAFWGEVALSAGFLGRDGFLERDGTQQAFWGEVALSSFLERDGTQAFWGEIAHSGFLGRDGTQQAFWGERWHSQQAFWGEMALSGFLGRDGTQAFWGEMALRLSGERWHSGFLGRDGTLRLSGERWHSGFLGRDGTQLSGERWHSQAFWGEMAHSAGFLERDGTRSRLSGERDGTQQAFWGEMALRLSGERDGALSRLSGERWHSQQAFWGERWHSGFLGREMALTGFLGREMALTAFWGEMAFSGFLERDGTRSRLSGERGSRFSLCAARIETETP; this is translated from the exons ATGGTACTCAGACTTTCTGGGGAGAGTTGGCACACTCAGGCTTTCTGGGGAGAGATGGCACTCTCAGCAGGCTTTCTGGGGAGAGATG GCTTTCTGGGGAGAGATGGCACtctcagcaggctttctggagagaaatGGCACTCAGGCTTTCTGGGGAGAGGTGGCACTCTcaagctttctggagagagatggTACTCAGGCTTTCTGGGGAGAGATGGCACTCTGAGCAGGCTTTCTGGGGAGAGAGATGGCACTCTCAGCAGGCTTTCTGGGGAGAGTGATGGCACTCTCAGGCTTTCTGGGGAGAGATGGCACTCTCAGCAGGCTTTCTGGGGAGAGAGATGGCACTCTCAGCAGGCTTTCTGGGGAGAGAGATGGCACTCTCAGCAGGCTTTCTGGGGAGAGAGATGGCACTCTCAGGCTTTCTGGGGAGAGAGATGGCACTCTCAGCAGGCTTTCTGGGGAGAGATGGCACTCTCAGCAGGCTTTCTGGGGAGAGAGATGGCActtgcagcaggctttctggggaGAGATGGCACTCTCAGGCTTTCTGGGGAGAGAGATGGCTCTCTCAGCAGGCTTTCTGGGGAGAGATGGCTTTCTGGGGAGAGATGGCactcaggctttctggagagagatggTACTCGCAGGCTTTCTGGGGAGAGATGGCACTCTCAGCAGGCTTTCTGGGGAGAGATGGCTTTCTGGGGAGAGATGGCACTCAGCAGGCTTTCTGGGGAGAGATGGCACTCTCAGCAGGCTTTCTGGGGAGAGATGGCTTTCTGGGGAGAGATGGCTTTCTGGGGAGAGATGGCACTCAGCAGGCTTTCTGGGGAGAG ATGGCACTCTCAGCAGGCTTTCTGGGGAGAGATGGCTTTCTGGGGAGAGATGGCACTCTCAGCAGGCTTTCTGGGGAGAGATGGCTTTCTGGGGAGAGATGGCACTCAGCAGGCTTTCTGGGGAGAGGTGGCACTCTCAGCAGGCTTTCTGGGGAGAgatggctttctggagagagatggCACTCAGCAGGCTTTCTGGGGAGAGGTGGCACTCTcaagctttctggagagagatggTACTCAGGCTTTCTGGGGAGAGATAGCACACTCAGGCTTTCTGGGGAGAGATGGCACTCAGCAGGCTTTCTGGGGAGAGAGATGGCACTCTCAGCAGGCTTTCTGGGGAGAGATGGCACTCTCAGGCTTTCTGGGGAGAGATGGTACTCAGGCTTTCTGGGGAGAGATGGCACTCAGGCTTTCTGGGGAGAGATGGCACTCAGGCTTTCTGGGGAGAGATGGCACTCTCAGGCTTTCTGGGGAGAGATGGCACTCAGGCTTTCTGGGGAGAGATGGCACTCAGCTTTCTGGGGAGAGATGGCATTCTCAGGCTTTCTGGGGAGAGATGGCGCactcagcaggctttctggagagagatggcactcgcagcaggctttctggggaGAGAGATGGCACTCAGCAGGCTTTCTGGGGAGAGATGGCACTCAGGCTTTCTGGGGAGAGAGATGGCGCactcagcaggctttctggagagagatggcactcgcagcaggctttctggggaGAGAGATGGCACTCAGGCTTTCTGGGGAGAGAGAtggcactcacaggctttctggggAGAGAGATGGCACTCACAGCTTTCTGGGGAGAGATGGCATtctcaggctttctggagagagatggcactcgcagcaggctttctggggaGAGAGGTAGTCGGTTCTCCCTGTGTGCTGCCAGAATTGAAACCGAAACGCCTTAG
- the LOC119950953 gene encoding collagen alpha-1(IV) chain-like isoform X3: MVLRLSGESWHTQAFWGEMALSAGFLGRDGTQAFWGELAHTGFLGRDGTLSRLSGEKWHSGFLGRDGTQQAFWGEMALSAGFLGRDGFLGRDGFLGRDGTQQAFWGEVALKLSGERWLSGERWHSQQAFWGEMAFWGEMALSAGFLGRDGFLGRDGTQQAFWGEVALSAGFLGRDGFLERDGTQQAFWGEVALSSFLERDGTQAFWGEIAHSGFLGRDGTQQAFWGERWHSQQAFWGEMALSGFLGRDGTQAFWGEMALRLSGERWHSGFLGRDGTLRLSGERWHSGFLGRDGTQLSGERWHSQAFWGEMAHSAGFLERDGTRSRLSGERDGTQQAFWGEMALRLSGERDGALSRLSGERWHSQQAFWGERWHSGFLGREMALTGFLGREMALTAFWGEMAFSGFLERDGTRSRLSGERGSRFSLCAARIETETP, from the exons ATGGTACTCAGACTTTCTGGGGAGAGTTGGCACACTCAGGCTTTCTGGGGAGAGATGGCACTCTCAGCAGGCTTTCTGGGGAGAGATGGTACTCAGGCTTTCTGGGGAGAGTTGGCACACACAGGCTTTCTGGGGAGAGATGGCACtctcagcaggctttctggagagaaatGGCACTCAGGCTTTCTGGGGAGAG ATGGCACTCAGCAGGCTTTCTGGGGAGAGATGGCACTCTCAGCAGGCTTTCTGGGGAGAGATGGCTTTCTGGGGAGAGATGGCTTTCTGGGGAGAGATGGCACTCAGCAGGCTTTCTGGGGAGAGGTGGCACTCAAGCTTTCTGGGGAGAGATGGCTTTCTGGGGAGAGATGGCACTCTCAGCAGGCTTTCTGGGGAGAGATGGCTTTCTGGGGAGAGATGGCACTCTCAGCAGGCTTTCTGGGGAGAGATGGCTTTCTGGGGAGAGATGGCACTCAGCAGGCTTTCTGGGGAGAGGTGGCACTCTCAGCAGGCTTTCTGGGGAGAgatggctttctggagagagatggCACTCAGCAGGCTTTCTGGGGAGAGGTGGCACTCTcaagctttctggagagagatggTACTCAGGCTTTCTGGGGAGAGATAGCACACTCAGGCTTTCTGGGGAGAGATGGCACTCAGCAGGCTTTCTGGGGAGAGAGATGGCACTCTCAGCAGGCTTTCTGGGGAGAGATGGCACTCTCAGGCTTTCTGGGGAGAGATGGTACTCAGGCTTTCTGGGGAGAGATGGCACTCAGGCTTTCTGGGGAGAGATGGCACTCAGGCTTTCTGGGGAGAGATGGCACTCTCAGGCTTTCTGGGGAGAGATGGCACTCAGGCTTTCTGGGGAGAGATGGCACTCAGCTTTCTGGGGAGAGATGGCATTCTCAGGCTTTCTGGGGAGAGATGGCGCactcagcaggctttctggagagagatggcactcgcagcaggctttctggggaGAGAGATGGCACTCAGCAGGCTTTCTGGGGAGAGATGGCACTCAGGCTTTCTGGGGAGAGAGATGGCGCactcagcaggctttctggagagagatggcactcgcagcaggctttctggggaGAGAGATGGCACTCAGGCTTTCTGGGGAGAGAGAtggcactcacaggctttctggggAGAGAGATGGCACTCACAGCTTTCTGGGGAGAGATGGCATtctcaggctttctggagagagatggcactcgcagcaggctttctggggaGAGAGGTAGTCGGTTCTCCCTGTGTGCTGCCAGAATTGAAACCGAAACGCCTTAG